In Marivirga salinae, a single window of DNA contains:
- a CDS encoding MotA/TolQ/ExbB proton channel family protein, which yields MTLLQVTTAADSAMVNASDSSVNLFDLLLKGGYVMIPLLLLSAAAIAIFVERVLTIKKSSKTPAGLLNQVKSLVSEGKIDQAKMMCSQNETPIAKMLEKGVSRIGSPLKNIEVSIENVGKIEIYRLEKNLSLLATISGAAPMIGFLGTVTGMIQAFIAIAQEEGSVSPKLLSEGIYEAMITTAVGLSVGIIAYLGYNYLVTQVQKVIHKMEYTSVEFIDLLQESK from the coding sequence ATGACACTATTACAAGTTACCACCGCTGCAGACTCTGCAATGGTAAACGCTTCTGACAGCAGCGTTAATTTGTTCGACTTACTTTTAAAAGGGGGATATGTTATGATTCCCCTTTTGTTATTATCAGCTGCCGCAATTGCTATTTTTGTGGAGCGTGTTTTAACCATTAAAAAATCTTCGAAAACACCTGCTGGATTGTTAAACCAAGTGAAATCATTGGTTTCTGAAGGTAAAATTGATCAAGCAAAGATGATGTGCTCTCAAAATGAAACACCCATTGCCAAAATGTTGGAAAAAGGGGTTTCAAGAATTGGAAGCCCATTAAAGAATATTGAGGTCTCTATTGAGAACGTTGGAAAAATTGAAATTTACCGATTAGAAAAGAATTTATCATTATTGGCCACCATTTCTGGTGCTGCTCCTATGATTGGATTCTTAGGAACTGTAACGGGTATGATTCAAGCTTTTATAGCTATCGCTCAAGAAGAAGGTTCTGTAAGTCCTAAATTGCTTTCTGAAGGGATTTATGAAGCTATGATTACTACTGCAGTTGGTTTATCAGTGGGGATTATTGCTTACTTAGGCTATAATTATTTAGTAACCCAAGTACAGAAGGTAATTCATAAAATGGAATATACTTCAGTTGAGTTTATTGATTTACTTCAAGAATCTAAATAA
- a CDS encoding ExbD/TolR family protein, which produces MSMKSRHQVDPAFSMSSMTDIIFLLLIFFMLTSSFITPSGLPVNLPSSKSTNIVMQKVSVTITKDMLYFVNDKRVAVSDIETAIKRELRNADEGVVVLHIDKSVPTEHLVRVAGIASSLKAKVSIAAQPNE; this is translated from the coding sequence ATGTCAATGAAATCCAGACATCAGGTTGACCCAGCTTTCAGTATGTCATCTATGACTGATATTATATTTCTGTTGTTGATTTTCTTCATGTTGACCTCTTCTTTCATCACACCATCAGGATTACCTGTAAATTTACCTTCAAGTAAATCCACGAATATTGTAATGCAAAAAGTGAGTGTTACTATAACAAAAGACATGTTGTATTTCGTTAATGATAAAAGAGTAGCCGTTTCTGATATAGAAACAGCTATCAAAAGAGAATTAAGAAATGCAGACGAAGGTGTAGTAGTATTGCACATAGACAAAAGTGTTCCTACTGAACATTTAGTAAGAGTTGCAGGTATAGCTTCGTCTTTAAAAGCAAAAGTATCGATTGCAGCACAGCCAAATGAGTGA
- a CDS encoding SPOR domain-containing protein, with translation MAKKDKKDEEYKDENLHNEPEQDDEDFGLPDLDDDSDSDKDSSSTTEESEQETSFDTSETSEEPIASDYEQEDDEYDPDPFGDDEEEEPVSTYTPPKKQSAAPIIITLSIIVILACVLVYFFFLREPEKEPVAQKPVKDTTSYVVEKPVEPEPEVIEPEEPSVGVVNTLNSRTGRSYVVVGSFFDEDLAQDYADKLTKDGTNAYIIPPFGKSKFNRVAIEETESFAAASTRATELSGQFKEQPWPLKY, from the coding sequence ATGGCCAAGAAGGACAAAAAAGACGAAGAGTATAAGGACGAAAACTTACATAATGAGCCGGAACAAGATGATGAAGATTTCGGGCTTCCTGATTTAGATGATGATTCTGATTCAGATAAAGATAGTTCATCTACCACAGAAGAATCTGAACAAGAAACTTCATTTGACACTTCTGAAACTTCAGAGGAGCCAATTGCTTCCGATTATGAACAAGAGGATGATGAATATGATCCAGATCCTTTCGGAGATGATGAAGAAGAAGAGCCAGTATCCACTTATACACCACCGAAAAAACAATCTGCAGCACCTATTATCATTACATTATCTATAATTGTAATCTTAGCTTGTGTATTGGTTTATTTTTTCTTTTTGAGAGAGCCTGAAAAGGAGCCAGTTGCTCAAAAGCCTGTTAAGGATACAACTTCTTATGTAGTAGAAAAGCCTGTAGAGCCTGAGCCAGAAGTGATTGAACCTGAAGAACCTTCAGTTGGAGTTGTGAATACACTAAACTCAAGAACAGGTCGTTCATATGTTGTTGTGGGTAGTTTTTTTGATGAAGATCTAGCTCAAGACTATGCAGATAAGCTTACAAAAGACGGCACTAATGCTTATATTATTCCGCCATTTGGAAAAAGTAAATTCAATAGAGTAGCTATTGAAGAAACTGAAAGCTTTGCAGCAGCAAGTACTAGAGCTACAGAATTATCAGGACAATTTAAAGAACAACCTTGGCCATTGAAATATTGA